In the Leptospira limi genome, one interval contains:
- a CDS encoding sigma 54-interacting transcriptional regulator: MSVKQDISGALRKIQKEIQQLPNITDRLNFILDMTLTLFGASTGSISIMDQEEKVLTIVAAKGMDWEKKIAAKLPFNLGVTGRAASTREITYVPDVLLDRDYVKLIETVRSELAIPLLTRDSVVGVLNLESDKVNFFSPDIINQATLFASQLTIVILEERIAKEAFEKSKREEDPVEEILGYDPSILFLKHRIRQVGPSDISVMMIGEEGSGKKLVAKALHYISQRKNAPFHTVDCSGLSYELLEAELFGSFSGKIFNPGKLEQSNTGSLYIESIGDLPSNLQNKLFQTLSDKTIPNPTLKKKDEVLNIRIFTGSKRDLLEDIQKETFSMDLYYRLAEVPLRMPPLRERRGDIPLLAHHFLYQYNKQYGRNKSFSTEALKSLTGMPWSGNVRQLQSVIQYAVLVPQETVLEPYSFQQDGKREEETRTKVSGFGVGTEILTPSENLSLNLAIEKLEAIWIKEAFQRASTQEEVAKLLGISRGSLQYKLKNNQFLDGFSV, from the coding sequence ATGTCTGTGAAACAGGATATTTCTGGTGCCTTAAGGAAAATCCAAAAAGAAATCCAACAACTTCCGAATATTACGGATCGATTGAATTTCATTTTGGATATGACCCTTACTTTATTTGGTGCCTCAACGGGAAGTATCTCCATTATGGACCAAGAAGAAAAAGTCCTAACCATTGTTGCTGCCAAAGGTATGGACTGGGAGAAAAAAATTGCAGCAAAACTACCGTTTAACTTAGGTGTGACTGGTCGCGCTGCATCCACAAGAGAAATCACATATGTTCCCGATGTTTTATTAGACAGAGATTATGTAAAACTCATTGAGACGGTTCGCTCAGAACTTGCCATTCCACTCCTTACAAGAGACTCTGTTGTAGGGGTTCTCAATTTAGAATCAGACAAAGTAAACTTTTTTTCACCCGATATCATCAACCAAGCTACTCTCTTTGCTTCTCAATTAACAATTGTTATTTTAGAAGAAAGAATTGCAAAAGAAGCATTCGAAAAATCCAAACGGGAAGAAGACCCTGTTGAAGAAATTTTAGGTTATGATCCAAGCATTTTATTTTTGAAACATAGAATTAGGCAAGTAGGTCCTTCCGATATTTCGGTTATGATGATTGGAGAAGAGGGATCTGGGAAAAAATTAGTAGCAAAGGCACTACATTATATTTCCCAAAGGAAAAATGCTCCCTTTCACACGGTTGATTGTTCTGGGCTCAGTTACGAATTATTGGAAGCAGAACTTTTTGGAAGTTTTAGTGGTAAAATCTTCAATCCAGGAAAATTGGAACAATCCAATACTGGTTCCTTATACATAGAATCAATTGGCGATTTACCTTCCAATTTACAAAACAAACTATTTCAAACTTTAAGTGATAAAACCATTCCGAATCCAACTTTAAAGAAAAAAGACGAAGTTCTAAATATCAGAATATTTACAGGTAGCAAACGAGACCTTTTGGAAGACATTCAGAAAGAAACGTTTTCCATGGATTTATATTACCGCCTAGCGGAAGTTCCACTTCGTATGCCACCGTTACGTGAAAGAAGAGGTGATATACCACTACTTGCACACCATTTTTTATACCAATACAATAAACAATATGGAAGAAACAAATCTTTCTCCACCGAAGCCCTAAAGTCATTAACAGGAATGCCGTGGAGTGGGAATGTAAGACAATTACAAAGTGTCATTCAATATGCAGTCCTTGTTCCACAAGAGACAGTGCTTGAGCCATATTCTTTCCAACAAGATGGCAAACGTGAGGAAGAAACACGGACGAAAGTATCGGGATTCGGTGTGGGGACAGAAATTCTCACTCCAAGTGAGAACTTATCTTTGAATTTAGCGATTGAAAAACTAGAGGCAATTTGGATCAAAGAAGCCTTCCAAAGGGCGTCCACCCAAGAAGAGGTTGCAAAACTTTTGGGGATCAGCCGTGGATCTTTGCAATATAAGCTCAAAAATAACCAATTTCTCGACGGTTTCAGCGTTTGA
- a CDS encoding OmpA family protein → MAESYYRTINGKQYDNELLEIVEKATKRSKAPIGKNIAKTLFDAIKDGGDYTDVEKRTVKHIRDNFKFSPDADEYLRSEIRKWAAKISVPAAKKKSQSKSSNPKESSSKSKSTRTKKTSISVNESESSYMEIYDSSEDSGYEVAPTPEYNELVALNKFQITPKQSQLGKFIVIGLIVLFFLFLIFFGIRSCNRNSNANDSKSGNVTSQRQESSSRSLERVSLKSGTVSNRFDSQAKAIRYINDLQIRFIKQSMATEETASDKIATLAEALKSYPGIKIRVKGHTCFIGEMDENKILSDERAKFIYDELIKNGVNQSQLDYRGFGETAEIDTNQTEAGRIKNRRVDFTVLSVLPKD, encoded by the coding sequence GTGGCAGAAAGTTATTACCGTACCATCAATGGTAAACAATACGACAATGAATTGTTAGAAATCGTTGAGAAGGCCACCAAACGTAGCAAAGCTCCTATTGGCAAAAACATCGCAAAAACATTATTTGATGCCATCAAAGATGGTGGTGATTATACTGATGTTGAAAAAAGAACTGTAAAACACATCCGCGACAATTTTAAATTTTCACCTGATGCAGATGAATACTTACGATCTGAAATTCGTAAGTGGGCAGCTAAGATTTCTGTTCCAGCTGCAAAGAAAAAAAGCCAATCCAAATCTTCGAATCCCAAAGAGTCTTCTTCTAAATCAAAATCCACTCGAACCAAAAAAACATCTATTTCTGTAAATGAATCTGAATCTTCCTATATGGAAATTTATGATTCGAGCGAAGACTCTGGTTACGAAGTAGCACCAACTCCCGAATACAACGAACTTGTTGCACTCAATAAATTCCAAATCACTCCGAAACAAAGCCAATTAGGAAAATTCATCGTCATTGGTCTGATTGTATTATTTTTTCTTTTTCTCATATTCTTTGGTATTCGAAGTTGTAATCGTAATTCAAATGCTAACGATTCCAAATCAGGTAATGTAACATCACAAAGACAAGAGTCTAGTTCACGGTCTTTAGAACGTGTTAGCTTAAAATCTGGAACTGTTTCAAATCGATTTGATTCCCAAGCCAAAGCCATTCGTTATATCAATGATTTACAAATTCGTTTTATCAAACAAAGTATGGCAACTGAAGAAACTGCCTCTGATAAAATTGCAACTCTTGCCGAAGCACTAAAATCATATCCAGGAATTAAAATTCGAGTCAAAGGGCATACCTGTTTCATCGGTGAAATGGACGAAAATAAAATTTTGTCAGACGAACGTGCGAAATTCATTTATGATGAACTCATCAAAAATGGTGTGAACCAAAGCCAACTCGACTACCGAGGGTTTGGTGAAACAGCAGAAATTGATACGAACCAAACAGAAGCCGGCCGAATCAAAAACAGAAGGGTAGACTTTACTGTATTATCAGTCCTTCCTAAAGATTAG
- the purD gene encoding phosphoribosylamine--glycine ligase: MEHKYKVLLLGSGGREHALADVISKSNSLESLKVFPGNGGFATELLLGADEISITDKSKFLEYIKISKTNLVVVGPEDPLVNGIADWCDEVGIPCFGPSAYCAQVEGSKHFAKEMMKRAKVPTASFAVFTDHESAWSYAQKEMLPMVVKADGLAAGKGVTVAFELKEVKRALDEIFLESKFGQSGNKVVIESFLEGEEASLFVITDGDRYMCLPAAQDHKRAYDGDIGPNTGGMGAYAPAPIVTDVVLSKVKSRIIEPMLEDFRNAGHPYKGLLYVGLMITKEGEPNVVEFNCRFGDPETQCVLRLLDEDILPIFYASATGNLPERNLKLKSGSSAIVVLAAKGYPDAPEKGMVLEIPPNEGNVVVYHAGTKKENQTILASGGRILGITSFGSSLKDAINDCYVFLSKVKAPNTFYRKDIGRRAL, encoded by the coding sequence TTGGAACATAAATATAAAGTTTTACTTCTTGGAAGTGGTGGCAGAGAACACGCATTAGCGGACGTGATCTCAAAATCTAACTCTTTGGAATCGTTGAAGGTATTCCCAGGAAATGGAGGATTTGCAACTGAGCTCCTGCTTGGAGCAGATGAAATTTCCATTACTGATAAATCTAAGTTTTTAGAATATATAAAGATTTCCAAAACAAATCTTGTTGTGGTGGGACCAGAAGACCCACTTGTCAATGGAATTGCCGATTGGTGTGATGAAGTTGGTATCCCTTGTTTTGGTCCATCTGCCTATTGTGCACAGGTAGAAGGTAGTAAACATTTTGCAAAAGAAATGATGAAACGAGCAAAAGTTCCCACAGCTTCTTTTGCTGTATTTACAGACCATGAATCGGCTTGGAGTTATGCTCAAAAAGAAATGTTACCAATGGTTGTCAAAGCAGATGGTTTGGCAGCGGGAAAAGGTGTTACAGTTGCTTTTGAATTGAAAGAAGTCAAACGAGCATTAGATGAAATATTTTTAGAATCAAAATTTGGTCAAAGTGGAAACAAAGTAGTCATCGAATCCTTTTTAGAAGGGGAAGAAGCTTCTTTATTTGTCATTACCGATGGAGACAGGTATATGTGTTTGCCTGCTGCCCAAGACCACAAACGTGCTTACGATGGAGACATTGGACCAAACACAGGTGGGATGGGAGCGTATGCACCAGCACCAATTGTGACTGATGTTGTACTTTCAAAAGTTAAATCGAGAATCATCGAACCAATGTTAGAAGACTTTCGTAATGCAGGACATCCTTACAAAGGACTATTATACGTGGGTCTAATGATCACAAAAGAAGGGGAACCCAATGTGGTCGAATTCAATTGTCGGTTTGGTGATCCTGAAACACAATGTGTGTTACGATTACTTGATGAAGACATTTTGCCGATTTTTTATGCATCTGCTACAGGTAATTTACCAGAAAGGAATTTAAAATTGAAATCTGGGTCTTCTGCAATTGTTGTACTTGCGGCAAAAGGATACCCTGATGCTCCTGAAAAAGGAATGGTGTTAGAAATTCCACCAAACGAAGGGAATGTGGTAGTATACCATGCAGGAACAAAAAAAGAAAACCAAACGATCCTTGCCAGTGGTGGACGTATCCTTGGGATCACATCGTTTGGATCCAGTTTAAAAGATGCGATTAATGATTGTTATGTATTTCTGTCGAAAGTAAAAGCACCAAATACATTTTATCGAAAAGATATTGGTAGGAGAGCTCTGTAA
- a CDS encoding valine--tRNA ligase — protein MKSHLPDRYDPESVEPKWNQIWEEKKTFAPDTSRKETFSIVIPPPNVTGNLHIGHALNHTIQDIIIRIERKKGKNVVWVPGMDHAGIATQVVVERELAKEGKSRTDFTREGFIEKVWEWKAHSGGMIAKQQRLLGESVDWSKERFTFDEGLSKAVIKVFRTLFDEGLIYRGERIINWCPVTKTAISDIEVEYKEKQGKLYHIKYPKAEFKSKDPKTLSAGEYIVVATTRPETMFGDVAVCAHPDDKRYSALKDKFVFLPIAEKEIPVLFDSFVDQEFGSGLVKITPAHDPNDYEAGQRLKLTPINIMNLDGTLNDHAGKYNGLDRFEARKRVVEELESKGYIEKIETHVHSVGHNQRGGAVIEPLLSTQWFVKIETLAKPAIEVVKSGKVQFQPKMWEKTYFEWMENIRDWCISRQLWWGHRIPAYYAPNGDMVVAESLEEAISLFQKKGISITADTIKQDEDVLDTWFSSGLWPFSVFGWPEKTEELKQYYPTSVLVTGFDIIFFWVARMIMNGLKFMGDVPFHKVLIHGLVRDKDGKKFSKSLGNVVDPLDMMSKYGTDSFRFFLAAVLPEGKDILFDESRLDGYRSFCNKIWNSSRFIFMNLPEDFSPKEPDLNALEDTDLWILHEFDLMLGRYEKAYSGYLFFEMANAIYDFVWGSFCDWYLELTKARVYGNVTPESAEKARQVLVSVLKKSLGLLHPFMPFITEEIHSLLESKELAKTEFPKAYGVSETSPAVVRMELVREIITKIRNMRAELGVKPEKKCKVILKCANKELKEMMERESKSILQLSKAESLEFLDSYELKNTDSVGAFSIGEIILPLEGIFDFEKEKQRLEKEKKQIQSEMEKLENKINNPSFLEKAKPDVVEKEREKYNTWKEKLESTIRALEKIGT, from the coding sequence AAGTTGTTGTGGAACGCGAACTGGCAAAAGAAGGAAAATCCAGAACTGATTTTACTCGTGAAGGATTCATCGAAAAAGTTTGGGAATGGAAAGCACACTCAGGTGGAATGATTGCCAAACAACAACGGTTACTCGGTGAGTCAGTTGATTGGTCCAAAGAACGTTTTACTTTTGATGAAGGTTTATCTAAAGCCGTCATAAAAGTATTTCGCACATTATTTGATGAAGGTTTGATTTACCGTGGGGAACGTATCATCAATTGGTGTCCTGTTACCAAAACTGCCATTTCGGATATTGAAGTAGAATACAAGGAAAAACAAGGCAAACTTTATCATATCAAATACCCAAAAGCTGAATTCAAATCCAAAGACCCAAAAACATTAAGTGCAGGGGAATACATTGTTGTAGCGACAACAAGGCCAGAAACAATGTTTGGTGACGTGGCAGTTTGTGCTCACCCAGATGACAAACGTTATTCGGCTTTAAAAGATAAATTTGTTTTTTTACCAATCGCTGAAAAAGAAATTCCAGTTTTGTTTGATTCCTTTGTGGACCAAGAATTTGGATCGGGCCTTGTGAAAATCACACCAGCTCATGACCCGAATGACTATGAAGCGGGCCAACGACTAAAGCTCACACCTATCAACATAATGAATCTGGATGGTACACTCAATGACCATGCAGGTAAGTACAATGGTTTGGATCGTTTTGAAGCACGCAAACGTGTTGTAGAAGAATTAGAATCCAAAGGTTATATTGAAAAAATAGAAACCCATGTCCACAGTGTCGGCCATAACCAAAGAGGTGGGGCTGTCATTGAACCATTGTTATCCACACAATGGTTTGTGAAAATTGAAACCCTTGCAAAACCAGCAATCGAAGTTGTCAAATCAGGAAAGGTTCAGTTCCAACCAAAGATGTGGGAAAAAACCTACTTTGAGTGGATGGAAAATATCCGCGATTGGTGTATCTCTCGCCAATTGTGGTGGGGACACCGAATCCCTGCTTACTATGCACCAAACGGTGATATGGTGGTTGCTGAGTCTTTAGAGGAAGCCATTTCATTGTTTCAGAAAAAAGGAATCTCTATTACTGCCGACACCATCAAACAAGACGAAGATGTATTAGACACTTGGTTCTCTTCTGGGCTTTGGCCATTTTCCGTTTTTGGTTGGCCAGAAAAAACAGAAGAACTCAAACAGTATTACCCAACTTCAGTTCTCGTCACAGGATTTGATATCATCTTCTTTTGGGTTGCTCGTATGATTATGAACGGACTCAAATTTATGGGCGATGTCCCGTTTCATAAAGTGCTTATTCATGGTCTTGTTCGTGACAAAGACGGAAAGAAGTTTAGTAAGTCACTCGGTAACGTAGTAGATCCTTTGGATATGATGTCCAAATACGGAACGGATTCTTTCCGATTCTTTTTGGCAGCAGTGTTACCGGAAGGAAAAGATATTCTCTTCGACGAATCTAGGTTAGATGGTTATCGTTCCTTCTGTAATAAAATTTGGAATTCCAGCCGATTCATTTTTATGAATTTGCCAGAGGACTTTTCTCCTAAAGAACCTGATTTAAATGCATTGGAAGACACTGACCTTTGGATCTTACATGAATTTGATTTGATGCTTGGTCGATATGAAAAAGCTTACTCTGGTTACCTTTTCTTTGAAATGGCGAATGCGATTTATGATTTCGTATGGGGTTCGTTTTGCGATTGGTATTTGGAACTAACCAAAGCTCGTGTGTATGGAAATGTCACTCCAGAGTCTGCGGAAAAAGCACGCCAAGTGCTTGTAAGTGTTTTAAAAAAATCACTCGGACTCCTTCATCCTTTTATGCCATTCATCACAGAGGAAATCCATTCCCTTCTGGAGTCAAAGGAACTCGCAAAAACAGAATTTCCAAAAGCCTATGGAGTTTCGGAAACTTCACCTGCTGTGGTTCGGATGGAACTTGTTCGTGAGATCATTACCAAAATTCGAAACATGCGAGCTGAGCTCGGAGTAAAACCTGAAAAAAAATGTAAGGTCATCCTCAAATGTGCAAATAAAGAATTAAAAGAAATGATGGAACGAGAAAGTAAATCCATCCTTCAATTATCCAAAGCAGAGAGTTTGGAATTTTTAGATTCCTATGAATTAAAAAACACAGACTCAGTCGGTGCATTCTCGATTGGAGAAATCATCCTTCCACTCGAAGGGATTTTTGATTTCGAAAAGGAAAAACAAAGATTGGAGAAAGAGAAAAAACAAATCCAATCCGAAATGGAAAAGTTAGAAAACAAAATTAACAATCCATCCTTTTTGGAAAAAGCAAAACCAGATGTAGTTGAGAAAGAAAGAGAAAAATACAATACTTGGAAAGAGAAATTAGAAAGTACAATTAGGGCGTTAGAAAAAATTGGAACATAA
- the prfB gene encoding peptide chain release factor 2, whose amino-acid sequence MDRSLKDLKKQTSEMIETFQTYWTAQNFQEDYDRLVSLIEKANDPKLWDSPDQAKNVTQKRNELQLKLDPWLDLKKELLDFPDLIELTSEEMGESGLKSLNDDFERMFEAFENLQMLDALSGKDDGKAAFINIHPGAGGTESQDWADMLLRMYTRFCEQKGYRAELVDYQPGETAGIKNATLYIQGDHPFGYLKCESGVHRLVRISPFDSNKRRHTSFASVYVTPEVDDDIQVNIEEKDLRVDVYRSSGAGGQHVNTTDSAVRITHIPTGIVVSCQMERSQIKNRDTAMKMLKARLYEMEKQKAEEENAKKAGEKRDIAWGSQIRSYVFHPYNLVKDHRTDFETGNVHAVMDGDLEDFIIAYLKYLTNQKANAKV is encoded by the coding sequence ATGGATAGATCATTAAAAGACTTAAAAAAACAAACAAGTGAAATGATAGAAACATTTCAAACCTACTGGACAGCACAAAATTTCCAAGAGGATTATGATCGTTTGGTGTCCTTAATTGAAAAGGCAAACGATCCAAAATTATGGGATTCACCTGACCAAGCCAAAAACGTAACTCAAAAACGAAACGAATTACAATTAAAGTTGGATCCATGGTTGGATTTAAAAAAAGAACTTTTAGATTTTCCAGACTTAATCGAACTCACTTCGGAAGAGATGGGAGAATCTGGATTAAAATCTTTAAACGATGATTTTGAAAGAATGTTTGAGGCATTTGAAAACTTGCAAATGTTAGATGCTCTTTCTGGCAAAGATGATGGAAAAGCTGCCTTTATCAATATCCATCCAGGAGCGGGTGGAACTGAATCACAAGACTGGGCCGATATGTTACTTCGTATGTACACAAGGTTTTGTGAACAAAAAGGATACCGAGCAGAACTTGTGGACTACCAACCGGGTGAAACCGCTGGAATCAAAAACGCTACACTTTACATCCAAGGGGACCATCCATTTGGGTATTTAAAATGTGAATCGGGAGTCCACCGCCTTGTTCGTATTTCTCCCTTTGATTCCAATAAACGTAGGCATACATCTTTTGCATCCGTCTATGTGACACCTGAAGTGGATGATGATATCCAAGTGAACATCGAAGAAAAAGATCTCCGAGTGGATGTGTATCGATCTTCGGGAGCTGGTGGTCAGCACGTGAACACCACAGACTCTGCCGTTCGGATCACACACATTCCAACAGGAATTGTTGTTTCCTGCCAGATGGAAAGGTCACAAATTAAAAACCGTGATACTGCAATGAAGATGTTAAAAGCACGTCTTTATGAGATGGAAAAACAAAAAGCGGAAGAAGAGAATGCCAAAAAAGCGGGGGAAAAACGTGACATAGCTTGGGGTTCACAAATTCGAAGTTATGTGTTCCATCCTTATAACTTGGTGAAAGACCACAGAACCGATTTTGAAACAGGAAACGTTCATGCGGTGATGGATGGTGACCTGGAAGATTTTATCATTGCCTATTTAAAATACCTGACAAATCAGAAGGCAAACGCTAAAGTATAA